One window of the Lytechinus pictus isolate F3 Inbred chromosome 5, Lp3.0, whole genome shotgun sequence genome contains the following:
- the LOC129261090 gene encoding mucin-2-like, with the protein MTKISALDLNQCRGRQHSTDVCWYFIHVIIELICLPCFIVQGRVRVTISVKDVGEWGYGNDQVIEYTLVVKEFSPARIEVNAKWYYWFLVRYGVRLGLRYSVYCQRDYYGDLCQVYCRAPTFYDRYTCDPNTGQMICLPGYTGYNCQRRILPTGYPWWWRPIGRGPVPQTRFTTTIASSKSTETMSSSTVNVETPTNTPTSKLPTSLTNTPSSKTDTPTSTTSTQTPIPNTHTSSTDTHIFIISTPTTTSSVPTSSSDTTTSITRTPITTTETPISTVITPNSTLSIHASETHESLSRTVQHVSTTETPSEREDKSGTPLTTTSTQDTQSFTMKTSNLTTDKPTSTTLMLSIGAHVHTPVATVIPSKTYTPTSTEGQSSTPRVTTSTAETRPSTMNASLLTSETATFKTDTFTLKTDTSSTATSMDTLPPTITMSTESLSQTPSSTVETSLKSNTPITITDKLTSNMPIASTATHIHTSTVAILTSEADTPISTEDSTETPSFTKEETSVKSQTPGFITDTPAFETNSPSSLTNANAPTTDTPVVGTSIRTDTTVYTPNPTTKSISQSDKMTTIARLIDQTVLPKSETATMKVQLSTNRIAIMTTSLTTMQPTKLAPTESVSSVFEPSTLITEYATAELHSQKASAGETVTTEQTTPLANSTLQRTQYSSETTSLKTSTTVDDRYITTAIVTSETLELYPSREYSKTTNKSSPYPSSSSVEGVTIGPHPTTDTYSVVTDIEYITNSTHVPEITPTKDTTVEESTTDTRSGAISLTTPRSKTKLTKKPTDHRRLKNNTSSRIPTTTMINPTFVDSVTNAVAGNASVSSTSSSKPTVDYTNITDIAIQTTIIDSPDMATVGPTFTSVTNQDSSKYQFFSTSTISTNEMVSTEPFSQNSTESTVRTSVKSPNVTLTATLSSSLTSSSTSSSGDPTVGTSTAVRQPSVLLRNRTFFPIRTMSSRICWTNKPKSCECGRGDLPKLPSIEDYSWTIAFSNGKTDNLPVKFGIS; encoded by the exons GCTGGGCTTGAGGTATTCTGTATACTGTCAACGAGACTATTACGGTGACTTGTGTCAAGTGTACTGCCGAGCTCCTACGTTCTATGACCGGTACACCTGCGATCCCAATACGGGTCAAATGATTTGTCTCCCAGGTTACACAGGTTACAACTGCCAAAGACGG ATTCTGCCGACAGGTTATCCATGGTGGTGGAGGCCTATCGGGAGAGGTCCTGTACCCCAGACACGGTTCACCACGACGATAGCATCAAGTAAATCAACAGAAACAATGTCTTCTTCTACGGTTAACGTGGAAACACCAACGAACACGCCTACCTCTAAATTGCCCACCTCTCTTACGAACACACCCTCCTCTAAAACGGACACACCCACCTCTACTACGAGCACCCAGACGCCCATTCCTAACACACACACCTCTTCTACGGATACACACATCTTTATTATTAGCACGCCAACCACGACTTCAAGCGTGCCAACCTCTAGTTCTGATACAACCACCTCTATTACGAGAACACCCATCACTACTACGGAAACGCCAATCTCTACTGTGATCACACCCAACTCTACTTTGAGCATACATGCTTCGGAAACACACGAATCACTTTCCAGAACTGTCCAACATGTCTCGACAACAGAGACGCCCAGCGAAAGAGAGGACAAATCTGGTACACCACTAACGACTACCTCCACACAAGACACACAATCCTTCACGATGAAAACATCAAACCTAACAACTGACAAACCAACATCTACAACACTCATGCTCTCCATAGGAGCACACGTGCATACCCCAGTAGCAACAGTAATTCCATCCAAAACATACACGCCCACATCCACCGAGGGTCAGTCTTCTACACCACGAGTAACTACCTCCACTGCAGAGACACGTCCATCTACAATGAATGCGTCTCTATTGACATCGGAAACGGCCACCTTCAAAACTGACACATTCACCCTTAAAACAGATACGTCCTCCACGGCAACATCCATGGATACACTTCCACCCACAATCACCATGTCCACAGAGAGTCTTTCACAAACACCGTCATCTACCGTAGAAACGTCCTTGAAATCGAATACGCCCATCACCATAACTGACAAACTTACCTCTAACATGCCTATTGCCTCCACAGCAACGCACATACATACCTCTACTGTAGCCATACTTACATCCGAAGCAGACACGCCCATTTCCACAGAGGACTCGACAGAAACACCTTCTTTTACAAAAGAAGAGACTTCTGTGAAATCACAAACGCCCGGCTTCATAACTGACACACCTGCCTTTGAAACAAATAGTCCCTCCTCATTGACAAACGCGAATGCTCCTACAACAGACACGCCCGTCGTAGGTACATCTATCAGGACAGACACCACGGTGTACACGCCCAACCCGACAACAAAGAGCATATCGCAATCTGACAAAATGACGACGATCGCACGCTTAATAGATCAAACAGTGTTACCGAAAAGCGAAACTGCAACGATGAAAGTACAACTATCAACCAACAGGATTGCCATAATGACAACATCTTTAACCACAATGCAACCTACCAAACTTGCTCCAACTGAGTCTGTATCTTCGGTATTTGAGCCAAGCACCTTAATCACAGAGTATGCAACGGCCGAACTTCACTCTCAAAAAGCTAGTGCTGGGGAAACTGTAACAACCGAACAAACAACACCTTTAGCCAATTCTACACTGCAACGCACTCAGTATTCTTCAGAGACAACATCTTTGAAAACCTCAACAACAGTTGATGACAGGTATATCACGACAGCTATTGTAACCTCTGAAACGCTTGAACTCTACCCATCTAGAGAATATTCAAAGACGACAAACAAGTCATCACCTTATCCATCTTCCTCTTCTGTAGAAGGTGTAACAATAGGACCACATCCAACGACAGACACGTATAGTGTTGTCACTGATATAGAATACATTACTAATTCGACGCATGTCCCAGAGATTACACCTACAAAAGACACGACCGTCGAAGAATCTACAACTGATACTAGGTCTGGTGCAATAAGTCTTACCACACCTCGATCGAAAACAAAGTTAACTAAGAAACCAACAGATCATCGTCGACTAAAGAACAACACTTCATCACGAATTCCGACTACTACTATGATAAATCCAACGTTTGTCGACAGCGTCACGAACGCGGTTGCCGGAAATGCCTCTGTATCGTCAACATCATCGTCAAAACCAACCGTTGATTATACAAATATAACTGACATAGCGATTCAAACTACGATAATCGATTCTCCAGATATGGCAACGGTTGGCCCAACTTTTACATCTGTAACAAATCAagattcatcaaaatatcaattttttagtACGTCAACCATTTCAACAAATGAAATGGTTTCTACAGAACCATTTTCTCAAAATAGCACAGAAAGTACAGTAAGAACTAGTGTGAAGTCGCCAAATGTCACGTTAACGGCTACATTGTCCTCATCTTTGACGTCATCGTCAACATCTTCGTCTGGTGATCCTACGGTCGGTACATCTACCGCAGTAAGACAACCGTCGGTTCTGCTGCGTAACCGTACATTCTTTCCTATAAGGACAATGTCATCGAGAATTTGTTGGACGAATAAACCAAAATCTTGTGAATGTGGTCGAGGGGATTTGCCAAAACTACCATCCATAGAGGATTATTCATGGACAATCGCCTTTAGTAATGGAAAAACAGATAATTTACCCGTAAAATTCGGCATATCCTAG